One Glaciihabitans arcticus DNA window includes the following coding sequences:
- a CDS encoding protealysin inhibitor emfourin: MKITVRRSGGFAGLTREWTVFVDSSSADSSEWMPLLSRLPWDDRPRLEPTPDRYVWIVRVSRRRITLPESRLEGPWRELVERVQARAD, translated from the coding sequence GTGAAGATCACGGTGCGACGCAGCGGCGGCTTTGCAGGGTTGACCCGCGAGTGGACGGTGTTCGTCGATTCCTCGTCGGCCGATTCGTCTGAGTGGATGCCCCTGCTCTCGCGCCTCCCCTGGGACGACCGCCCCCGGCTCGAGCCCACCCCCGACCGCTACGTCTGGATCGTGCGAGTCTCCCGTCGGCGGATCACCCTGCCCGAGTCCCGCCTCGAAGGCCCGTGGCGCGAGCTGGTCGAGCGTGTGCAGGCTCGCGCTGACTAG
- a CDS encoding M4 family metallopeptidase codes for MKCSIVPPYLLRHLAQLDDPAFAPAAEAARRSLLLDEPLRGIRMGEAAPPTTAPPRPSVTTRQLQDARRTIFDARGTEQLPGDVVASSEPDGTDDAVLEAWQGLGHTHDLLRFEFERASIDDDNLELLATVHFGKDYDNAFWDGQRMVFGDGDGVVFTRMTRSLSVIGHELAHGVTQYTANLAYSEQSGALNESISDVFGALVEQRSLGQSAAEASWLIGEGIFTEDVQGSALRSMSAPGTAYDDDVLGKDPQPDHMDGFVVTRDDNGGVHLNSGIPNRAFYLVATAIGGNAWERPGQLWYSALTSGSLSATSSFAEFAALTVSLAGDDAEVVTGAWETVGVL; via the coding sequence ATGAAGTGCTCGATCGTTCCCCCGTACCTGTTGCGTCACCTTGCCCAGCTCGACGACCCCGCGTTCGCGCCGGCCGCTGAGGCTGCGCGCAGGTCGCTGCTGCTCGACGAGCCGCTGCGGGGCATCCGAATGGGCGAGGCAGCTCCGCCGACGACTGCTCCCCCGCGGCCAAGCGTCACTACCCGTCAGCTGCAGGATGCCCGGCGCACCATCTTCGATGCGCGGGGCACCGAGCAGCTCCCGGGCGATGTTGTGGCGTCGTCAGAGCCCGACGGCACGGACGATGCAGTGCTCGAGGCCTGGCAGGGGCTCGGCCACACCCACGACCTGTTGCGCTTCGAGTTCGAGCGCGCATCGATCGACGACGATAACCTGGAGCTGCTCGCAACCGTGCACTTCGGCAAGGATTACGACAACGCGTTCTGGGACGGCCAGCGCATGGTGTTCGGTGATGGCGACGGCGTGGTCTTCACCCGGATGACCCGCTCGCTGAGTGTCATCGGCCACGAGCTCGCCCACGGGGTCACCCAGTACACCGCGAACCTCGCGTACTCGGAGCAGTCGGGGGCGCTCAACGAGTCCATCTCCGACGTGTTCGGCGCCCTGGTCGAGCAGCGCTCACTCGGGCAGTCGGCGGCGGAGGCGAGCTGGCTGATCGGCGAGGGCATCTTCACCGAAGATGTGCAGGGTTCGGCATTGCGGTCGATGTCGGCTCCGGGCACCGCGTACGACGATGACGTGCTCGGCAAGGATCCGCAGCCGGATCACATGGACGGCTTCGTGGTGACCCGCGACGACAACGGCGGAGTGCACCTCAACTCGGGCATCCCGAATCGTGCGTTCTACCTGGTCGCGACCGCGATCGGCGGCAACGCGTGGGAGCGGCCGGGGCAGCTGTGGTACTCGGCGCTCACGTCGGGCTCGCTGTCGGCGACGTCATCCTTTGCCGAGTTTGCGGCACTCACCGTCTCGCTGGCCGGCGACGATGCAGAGGTGGTCACCGGGGCGTGGGAGACGGTGGGCGTGCTGTGA
- a CDS encoding YhjD/YihY/BrkB family envelope integrity protein, producing MAEETGQRASTRAKTAPDPEDPRKPDSLTEIEKPSWKYVGLKTLREFTADQCTDLAAALTYYGVLAVFPALLAFVSLLGLFGDPQQTTDALLDLVGGLVPADTLEAVREPIESIASAPAAGLGLFVGIAGALWSASGYVGAFARAMNRIYAIQEGRPVWKLRPITLGVTVVAILFAVIAAVLLVVSGPIAENVAATIGVGGAGLLVWNIVKWPILAVLAALVVALLYYATPNVQQPKFRWMSLGALVALLVWVIASAGFAFYAANFSSYDETYGSIGGVIVFLLWIWISNLALLFGAELDAELERGRELQAGIAAEEHIQLPPRDTKVSDKAAKQHRKDVAAGRALRGQVDPVGVSQEIADEEKKNAAAEKKAAAAEKKAKSRGTREEQEAALKRAGLALHATSLAQTKGILDSAKLARRADRKALKLQKKRARKNK from the coding sequence ATGGCTGAAGAAACCGGACAGCGCGCAAGCACCCGAGCGAAGACCGCACCCGATCCCGAGGACCCGCGCAAGCCGGACTCGCTGACCGAGATCGAGAAGCCGTCGTGGAAGTACGTCGGCCTCAAGACTCTGCGCGAGTTCACCGCCGACCAGTGCACCGACCTCGCGGCAGCCCTCACCTACTACGGGGTGCTCGCCGTGTTCCCCGCCCTGCTCGCCTTCGTGTCGCTGCTCGGCCTGTTTGGCGACCCGCAGCAGACCACGGACGCGCTGCTCGACCTGGTCGGCGGGCTCGTTCCAGCGGACACCCTCGAAGCCGTGCGCGAGCCGATCGAGAGCATCGCCTCGGCGCCCGCGGCCGGACTCGGACTCTTCGTGGGTATCGCGGGTGCGCTGTGGTCGGCGAGCGGCTATGTCGGAGCCTTTGCCCGCGCGATGAACCGCATCTACGCGATCCAGGAGGGTCGCCCGGTGTGGAAGCTGCGCCCGATCACCCTCGGCGTCACCGTGGTCGCGATCCTGTTCGCCGTGATCGCGGCCGTGCTGCTCGTGGTTAGCGGTCCGATCGCTGAAAACGTCGCGGCGACGATCGGGGTGGGCGGGGCCGGGCTCCTCGTCTGGAACATCGTCAAGTGGCCGATCCTCGCGGTGCTCGCGGCGCTCGTCGTCGCACTCCTCTATTACGCGACCCCGAACGTGCAGCAGCCGAAGTTCCGCTGGATGAGCCTCGGCGCCCTGGTGGCCCTGCTCGTCTGGGTGATCGCCTCTGCGGGCTTCGCGTTCTACGCCGCCAACTTCTCCAGCTACGACGAGACGTACGGCTCGATCGGCGGTGTCATCGTCTTCCTGCTCTGGATCTGGATCTCCAACCTCGCCCTGCTGTTCGGTGCCGAGCTCGACGCCGAACTCGAACGGGGTCGCGAGCTGCAGGCGGGCATTGCGGCCGAGGAGCACATCCAGCTGCCGCCTCGTGACACCAAGGTGAGCGACAAGGCGGCGAAGCAGCACCGCAAGGACGTGGCGGCCGGTCGCGCGCTGCGCGGACAGGTCGACCCGGTCGGCGTCTCGCAGGAGATCGCCGACGAGGAGAAGAAGAACGCCGCGGCGGAGAAGAAGGCTGCCGCTGCCGAGAAGAAAGCCAAGTCGCGCGGCACGCGCGAGGAGCAGGAGGCCGCGCTCAAGAGGGCGGGGCTCGCGCTGCACGCGACATCCCTCGCCCAGACGAAGGGCATTCTCGATTCGGCGAAGCTGGCTCGCCGCGCTGACCGCAAGGCGCTGAAGCTGCAGAAGAAGCGCGCCCGCAAGAACAAGTAG
- a CDS encoding response regulator: protein MIRVLVVDDEDLTAAAHAEYVRRIPGFDVAGIASTAAAAIAALADATIDLVLLDMNLPDGHGIEVARRLRASGNRVDIIAITAVREIEVVRGALSLGIVQYLVKPFGFATFSEKLAGYANWRSQLDASTHSTTQSQIDAMLATLSTPTLVSLPKGLAAATLAAVSAFVRSADAAVSAVEVAEALRLSRVTARRYLEHLADTGVVTRGSRYGTPGRPELEYNWSR, encoded by the coding sequence GTGATCCGCGTGCTCGTCGTCGACGACGAGGATCTCACCGCCGCAGCGCACGCCGAGTACGTGCGCCGGATCCCCGGGTTCGACGTCGCGGGCATCGCCTCGACGGCGGCGGCCGCGATTGCCGCGCTGGCCGATGCGACGATCGACCTGGTGCTGCTCGACATGAACCTGCCGGACGGTCACGGAATCGAGGTGGCACGTCGGCTGCGGGCATCCGGAAACCGCGTCGACATCATCGCGATCACGGCCGTTCGGGAGATCGAGGTGGTGCGCGGCGCCCTCTCGCTCGGCATCGTGCAGTACCTGGTGAAGCCGTTCGGGTTCGCGACCTTCAGCGAAAAGCTCGCCGGGTATGCGAACTGGCGCTCGCAGCTCGACGCGTCGACCCACTCGACCACGCAGTCGCAGATCGACGCGATGCTCGCGACGCTCAGCACTCCCACCCTCGTCTCGCTGCCCAAGGGTCTCGCTGCGGCCACCCTCGCAGCGGTCTCCGCATTCGTGCGGTCAGCGGATGCCGCGGTCTCGGCGGTCGAGGTCGCCGAAGCCCTGCGGCTCTCGCGGGTCACGGCTCGCCGCTACCTCGAGCACCTCGCCGACACCGGGGTCGTGACGCGGGGGTCGCGCTACGGCACACCGGGCCGACCGGAACTCGAGTACAACTGGTCGCGCTGA
- a CDS encoding sensor histidine kinase gives MGQRRFSVASRIFAGQVVAALLLSGVMTLLLWLDTRADVDRDAARLSLSISTTLALDPFVIAAVQQPDPTRTLQPYAVAVMDNAHVDFITIMDTDCTRYTHRNASEIGKKFIGSTAAALRGESLTETFTGTLGPSVRAVVPVEQDGEVIAMVSTGVTVTSVAATLVPRLPFVFGAAAILVVLGSIVALLVRRYLRRMTGSLQPAELSRMVDYYEAVLHTAREGIVLVDNRRRVVFYNDEAADLLGLPPATRDAVAMSVEDLDLPDSIAALLTSGERAVEELHRAEQRTVVVNQEPAVPAETASRRDAVGTVMTVRDRTEVQRLSGELESVRTLTAALHAQTHEHANRLHTVLSLLELDRGQDAIDFLAEESRSSQHLADSVIGAVGEPALAALLLGKSGQASERGVDLQLDIADGFEAPTLTSVELVSVLGNLIDNALDAAAAGTQPAWVSVRLSGAELRVSDSGRGVEPGDASRIFTHGFSTKSAGDRGFGLAVVREIVDHSGGSIDLAPQLPTTFVVRLPEVPA, from the coding sequence ATGGGTCAGCGTCGGTTCAGTGTCGCCTCGCGTATCTTCGCGGGCCAGGTCGTCGCCGCCCTTTTGCTGAGCGGCGTGATGACGCTCCTGCTCTGGCTCGACACCCGAGCAGATGTTGATCGGGATGCCGCGAGGCTCAGCCTCAGCATCTCCACGACGCTTGCCCTCGACCCGTTTGTCATCGCGGCGGTGCAGCAACCGGATCCGACGCGCACCCTGCAGCCCTACGCCGTGGCGGTCATGGATAACGCGCACGTCGACTTCATCACCATCATGGACACCGACTGCACGCGGTACACCCACCGCAACGCCTCGGAGATCGGCAAGAAGTTCATCGGCTCGACGGCCGCCGCGCTGCGCGGGGAGTCCCTCACCGAGACCTTCACCGGCACGCTCGGCCCGTCCGTGCGCGCGGTCGTTCCCGTTGAACAGGACGGCGAGGTGATCGCGATGGTGTCCACCGGTGTTACGGTGACGAGCGTCGCAGCGACCCTGGTGCCGCGGCTGCCCTTCGTATTCGGCGCGGCCGCCATTCTCGTGGTGCTCGGTAGCATCGTGGCCCTGCTCGTGCGCCGCTACCTGCGCCGGATGACCGGCTCTCTGCAACCGGCCGAGCTCTCGCGCATGGTCGACTACTACGAGGCCGTGCTGCATACGGCCCGCGAGGGCATCGTGCTCGTCGACAACCGGCGTCGGGTCGTGTTCTACAACGACGAGGCGGCCGACCTGCTCGGGCTGCCGCCGGCGACCCGGGACGCGGTCGCCATGTCCGTCGAGGACCTCGACCTTCCCGACTCGATCGCTGCACTGCTCACCTCGGGCGAGCGCGCGGTCGAGGAACTGCACCGCGCGGAGCAGCGCACGGTCGTCGTGAACCAGGAGCCGGCCGTGCCGGCGGAGACGGCATCCCGTCGCGACGCGGTGGGAACCGTGATGACCGTGCGCGACCGCACGGAGGTGCAGCGACTGAGCGGAGAACTCGAGTCGGTGCGCACCCTCACCGCCGCGCTGCACGCCCAGACGCACGAGCACGCCAATCGCCTGCACACCGTGCTGTCCCTACTCGAGCTCGACCGTGGGCAGGACGCCATCGACTTCCTCGCCGAGGAGTCCCGCTCGAGCCAGCACCTCGCCGACAGCGTCATCGGGGCCGTCGGTGAACCCGCACTCGCGGCACTTCTGCTCGGCAAGAGCGGGCAGGCATCCGAGCGGGGCGTCGACCTGCAGCTCGACATCGCCGACGGCTTCGAGGCACCCACGCTCACGTCGGTCGAGCTGGTCTCGGTGCTCGGCAACCTCATCGACAATGCCCTGGATGCCGCAGCCGCCGGCACCCAGCCTGCGTGGGTCAGCGTGCGCCTGTCGGGCGCCGAGCTGCGCGTGTCCGACAGTGGGCGCGGGGTCGAGCCGGGCGACGCATCCCGGATCTTCACGCACGGCTTCAGCACCAAGTCGGCGGGCGATCGCGGCTTCGGCCTCGCTGTTGTGCGCGAGATCGTCGACCACAGCGGCGGCAGCATCGACCTCGCGCCGCAGTTGCCGACGACGTTCGTGGTGCGGCTGCCCGAGGTGCCCGCGTGA
- a CDS encoding cation:dicarboxylate symporter family transporter codes for MAKMLGAIRNLDRNHWLYIAVILAVAAGALVGTLWPAIGESLEPVGKGFVNLIKMMIAPVIFCTIVIGVGSVAKAATVGRVGGLALGYFLVMSTFALGIGLVVGNIIHPGEGLDIGGAEYKVEGEAVSTTDFVLGIIPTTLFSSFTSGSILQVLFVALLVGFALQKMGEKGTPVLNAIKSLQTVVFRILAMVLWLAPVGAFGAIAAVVGKTGPGALVSLATLMIGFYITCAVFIIVILGGLLKIVTGVNIFSLMKYLGREYLLIVGTSSSEAALPRLIAKMEHVGVSKSVVGITVPTGYSFNLDGTAIYLTMASLFIATAMGAPMSIPEQIGLLVFMIIASKGAAGVTGAGLATLAGGLQTYRPDLVDGVGVIVGIDRFMSEARAVTNFTGNAVGTLLIGTWTKQIDREQVRRTLAGEDRFDEAQFATGNLDEHAAAPVVDPRPNTEQLNAIVGITPAGKRRK; via the coding sequence ATGGCAAAGATGCTCGGAGCAATCAGGAATCTCGACCGCAACCACTGGCTGTACATCGCGGTGATCCTCGCGGTCGCGGCCGGCGCACTCGTCGGTACCCTCTGGCCCGCCATCGGCGAATCGCTCGAACCGGTCGGCAAGGGCTTCGTCAACCTCATCAAGATGATGATCGCGCCGGTCATCTTCTGCACCATCGTCATCGGCGTCGGCTCGGTGGCGAAGGCGGCCACCGTCGGACGGGTCGGCGGTCTCGCGCTCGGTTACTTCCTGGTGATGTCGACCTTCGCGCTCGGCATCGGCCTCGTCGTCGGCAACATCATCCACCCGGGTGAGGGCCTCGACATCGGCGGCGCCGAGTACAAGGTCGAGGGCGAGGCGGTGTCCACCACGGACTTCGTGCTCGGCATCATCCCGACCACGCTGTTCTCGTCCTTCACCTCGGGCAGCATCCTCCAGGTGCTGTTCGTCGCCCTTCTGGTCGGCTTCGCACTGCAGAAAATGGGGGAGAAGGGCACCCCCGTGCTGAACGCGATCAAGAGCCTGCAGACCGTGGTCTTCCGCATCCTCGCGATGGTGCTCTGGCTCGCACCCGTCGGTGCGTTCGGAGCGATCGCCGCGGTGGTCGGCAAGACCGGCCCCGGTGCGCTCGTGAGCCTGGCGACCCTGATGATCGGCTTCTATATCACCTGTGCCGTGTTCATCATCGTGATCCTCGGCGGCCTGCTCAAGATCGTCACCGGCGTGAACATCTTCAGCCTGATGAAGTACCTCGGTCGCGAGTACCTGCTGATCGTGGGAACCTCCTCGTCCGAGGCCGCCCTGCCGCGACTCATCGCCAAGATGGAGCACGTCGGCGTCTCGAAATCAGTGGTCGGGATTACGGTTCCCACCGGATACTCGTTCAACCTCGACGGCACCGCCATCTACCTCACGATGGCCTCGCTGTTCATCGCGACGGCGATGGGCGCACCGATGTCCATCCCTGAGCAAATCGGCCTGCTGGTATTCATGATCATCGCGTCGAAGGGTGCTGCCGGGGTCACCGGTGCAGGTCTCGCAACCCTCGCGGGTGGACTGCAGACCTACCGCCCCGACCTCGTCGACGGCGTCGGCGTGATCGTCGGCATCGACCGGTTTATGTCGGAGGCGCGCGCCGTCACCAACTTCACCGGCAACGCGGTCGGCACCCTGCTGATCGGCACCTGGACGAAGCAGATCGACCGCGAGCAGGTGCGCCGCACCCTTGCCGGCGAGGACCGCTTCGACGAGGCGCAGTTCGCCACCGGCAACCTCGACGAGCATGCGGCAGCACCGGTCGTAGACCCGCGGCCGAATACGGAACAGCTGAACGCCATCGTCGGCATCACCCCTGCGGGAAAGCGCCGTAAGTAG
- a CDS encoding CASTOR/POLLUX-related putative ion channel yields MNKPGFTERFRYWFDNVMSKGTVAIMGLLALASLAFIAVVAAIVVVFQLFPPMEDGADKPDFGEIIWGNLMRTLDSGTMGGDEGWAFRWPMLVVTVGGVIIVASLIGIISSAFDSKVEELRKGRSKVLEKDHTLVLGWSNKVFPILSEVCIANESRGRSVIVVLADRDKVEMEDEIRAKLGKTGKTRIIVRSGDPMDLTDLALANPNTARSIILLAPEGEEDPDSVVIKTALAITNNSSRKDGEYHIVGEIQDPANLEAANLVGRHEADWVLAGDLISRITVQTSRQSGLSVVYTELLDFDGDEIYFTDQPTLVGKTYFETQLAFAESTVIGISTPDGVLINPAPDTMVEEGSRLIVIAEDDSLIRLAGEGIVDPQHVSTKKDPKPAAEQTLILGYNSGLHTMLRELAEYVAPGSKALVVADVEKPQFAEFENLSVEFIRADATSRATLAAIPVVDFAHIIVLAYKDTMKAQRADAKTLITLLHLRDIADESDLDLNIVSEMIDDRNRELAEVTRADDFIVSDKLISLMLSQLSEDKSLAEVFATLFSSVGSEIYLRAADLYVVPGTEVDFYTVLEAARRRGETAIGYRLAADSRNGDADYGVTVNPRKARRLSFLPGDKIIVLAED; encoded by the coding sequence ATGAACAAGCCCGGCTTTACCGAGAGATTCCGCTATTGGTTCGACAACGTGATGTCGAAGGGCACGGTAGCGATCATGGGTCTCCTGGCCCTCGCCAGCCTCGCGTTCATCGCCGTCGTCGCGGCCATCGTCGTGGTCTTCCAGCTCTTCCCGCCCATGGAGGACGGCGCTGACAAGCCCGACTTCGGCGAGATCATCTGGGGCAACCTGATGCGCACCCTCGACTCGGGCACCATGGGCGGCGACGAGGGCTGGGCCTTCCGCTGGCCGATGCTCGTGGTCACCGTCGGTGGAGTCATCATCGTGGCAAGCCTCATCGGTATCATCTCGAGCGCCTTCGATTCCAAGGTCGAGGAACTGCGCAAGGGCCGCTCGAAGGTTCTCGAAAAGGACCACACGCTGGTTCTCGGCTGGAGCAACAAGGTCTTCCCGATCCTCAGTGAGGTCTGCATCGCGAACGAGTCGCGCGGCCGCTCGGTCATCGTTGTGCTCGCCGACCGCGACAAGGTCGAGATGGAGGACGAGATCCGCGCGAAGCTCGGCAAGACCGGCAAGACGCGCATCATCGTGCGCAGCGGAGATCCGATGGATCTCACCGACCTCGCGCTCGCCAATCCGAACACCGCGCGCAGCATCATCCTGCTCGCCCCCGAGGGTGAAGAGGATCCCGACTCGGTCGTCATCAAGACCGCCCTCGCGATCACCAACAACTCCAGCCGCAAGGACGGCGAGTACCACATCGTCGGCGAGATCCAGGATCCCGCCAACCTCGAGGCGGCCAACCTCGTCGGTCGTCACGAGGCCGACTGGGTGCTCGCGGGCGACCTGATCAGCCGTATTACCGTGCAGACCAGCCGCCAGAGCGGTCTCAGCGTCGTCTACACCGAGCTGCTCGACTTCGACGGCGACGAGATCTATTTCACCGACCAGCCCACCCTCGTCGGCAAGACCTACTTCGAGACCCAGCTGGCATTCGCCGAATCCACGGTCATCGGCATCTCGACCCCGGACGGCGTGCTCATCAACCCGGCGCCCGACACCATGGTGGAGGAGGGCTCGCGCCTCATCGTGATCGCCGAGGATGACAGCCTCATCCGACTGGCCGGCGAGGGCATCGTCGACCCGCAGCACGTGAGCACAAAGAAGGACCCGAAGCCGGCGGCCGAGCAGACGCTCATCCTGGGCTACAACAGCGGCCTGCACACCATGCTGCGCGAGCTCGCCGAGTACGTCGCACCCGGCTCGAAGGCGCTCGTCGTCGCCGACGTCGAGAAGCCGCAGTTCGCCGAGTTCGAGAACCTCAGCGTGGAGTTCATCCGCGCCGATGCGACCAGCCGCGCGACACTCGCCGCCATCCCGGTCGTCGATTTCGCGCACATCATCGTGCTCGCCTACAAGGACACGATGAAGGCCCAGCGCGCGGACGCCAAGACGCTCATCACGCTGCTGCACCTGCGCGACATCGCCGACGAGTCCGACCTGGACCTCAACATCGTGAGCGAGATGATCGACGACCGCAACCGCGAGCTCGCCGAGGTCACCCGCGCCGACGACTTCATCGTCAGCGACAAGCTCATCAGCCTGATGCTGTCGCAGCTCTCCGAGGACAAGTCGCTCGCCGAGGTCTTCGCCACGCTGTTCTCGAGCGTCGGCAGCGAGATCTACCTGCGCGCGGCGGACTTGTACGTCGTTCCCGGCACCGAGGTCGACTTCTACACCGTGCTCGAAGCGGCGAGGCGTCGTGGCGAGACGGCGATCGGCTACCGCCTGGCCGCCGACAGCCGCAACGGAGATGCCGACTACGGCGTCACGGTGAACCCGCGCAAGGCGCGCAGGCTCTCCTTCCTTCCGGGCGACAAGATCATCGTTCTCGCCGAGGACTAG
- a CDS encoding adenylyl cyclase — MVGITVLALSLTGVSAASAALPAQPDFGPNVTIFDPSMTTAEIQSQADAIRDEQVDNEMGEQRHSLLFTPGTYGTAEEPLMLEVGYYTEVAGLGLLPSDVQINGHVDVYNRCLTPDNCIALTNFWRSVSNLQINVMGGEGCRSTGNFWAASQAAPMRRVKVAGNLTLMDYCTAGPQFASGGFIADSVTSTVTNGSQQQYLVRNSSIGTWSNAVWNQVFSGVDGAPAQTFPDPPYTTLATTPLTREKPFLYIDGKGTWQVFVPKAETNTAGTTWEDGTQAGRSIALKKFFVASPSDSVRSINRELARGKHLLLTPGVYDVRDSIDVNRSDAVVLGMGFATLTAQNGTTALRVGNVQGAILAGITIDAGARNSKVLLQVGSKHGRDRSSAKNPVTLSDVFFRIGGPHVGRADVSLEVNSNNVLLDHLWVWRADHGEGWGWTVNTTKNGVVVNGDNVTATGLFVEHFHQYNTVWNGEKGRVIFYQNELPYDAPNQAAWKHGSTLGWAAYKVNDRVKKHELWGGGAYIYTNVDPTIHATRGFEVPVRPGVKLHSLLTVNLGAGTIDHVVNDTGAPVSNDNTGTPSYVVSFN, encoded by the coding sequence ATGGTGGGCATCACGGTGCTCGCCCTCAGTCTCACCGGGGTGAGCGCCGCGAGTGCGGCGCTACCCGCACAGCCGGATTTCGGCCCCAACGTGACGATCTTCGACCCGTCGATGACGACGGCGGAGATCCAGTCGCAGGCGGATGCGATCCGCGACGAGCAGGTCGACAATGAGATGGGGGAGCAGCGCCACTCGCTGCTCTTCACACCGGGCACCTATGGCACGGCTGAAGAGCCGCTCATGCTGGAGGTCGGCTACTACACCGAGGTCGCGGGTCTCGGCCTGCTGCCGAGCGACGTACAGATCAACGGCCACGTCGACGTCTACAACCGTTGCCTGACGCCCGACAACTGCATCGCGCTGACCAATTTCTGGCGCTCGGTCTCAAACCTGCAGATCAATGTCATGGGCGGTGAGGGCTGCCGCTCGACCGGCAACTTCTGGGCGGCGTCGCAGGCCGCACCGATGCGACGCGTCAAGGTGGCGGGCAACCTCACCCTGATGGACTATTGCACCGCCGGTCCGCAGTTCGCGAGCGGCGGCTTCATCGCCGACTCCGTGACGAGCACCGTGACCAACGGCTCGCAGCAGCAGTATCTCGTGCGCAACTCGAGCATCGGCACCTGGTCGAACGCCGTCTGGAACCAGGTCTTCTCGGGTGTGGACGGTGCGCCCGCGCAGACCTTCCCCGACCCTCCGTACACGACCCTGGCGACGACACCGCTGACTCGCGAAAAGCCGTTCCTCTATATAGACGGCAAGGGCACGTGGCAGGTCTTCGTTCCCAAGGCCGAGACCAACACGGCGGGCACCACCTGGGAGGACGGCACACAGGCCGGCCGATCCATCGCCCTGAAGAAGTTCTTCGTCGCGTCTCCGAGCGACTCGGTTCGTTCGATCAACCGCGAGCTCGCCCGCGGCAAGCACCTGCTGCTGACGCCGGGCGTGTACGACGTGCGCGACTCGATCGATGTGAACCGTTCCGATGCCGTTGTGCTCGGGATGGGCTTCGCGACGCTCACGGCCCAGAACGGAACAACGGCCCTGCGGGTCGGCAACGTGCAGGGCGCGATTCTCGCGGGGATCACGATCGACGCCGGAGCCCGCAACTCGAAGGTGCTGCTGCAGGTCGGCTCGAAGCACGGTCGCGACCGTAGTTCCGCGAAGAACCCGGTCACGCTGAGCGACGTGTTCTTCCGTATCGGCGGGCCGCACGTGGGCCGCGCAGACGTCTCGCTCGAGGTGAACTCGAACAACGTGCTGCTCGACCACCTGTGGGTCTGGCGCGCCGACCACGGCGAGGGCTGGGGCTGGACGGTCAACACCACGAAGAACGGTGTGGTCGTGAACGGTGACAACGTGACGGCGACCGGACTGTTCGTCGAGCACTTCCACCAGTACAACACTGTCTGGAACGGCGAGAAGGGGCGGGTCATCTTCTACCAGAACGAGCTGCCCTACGACGCTCCGAACCAGGCGGCGTGGAAGCACGGCTCGACCCTCGGCTGGGCCGCCTATAAGGTGAACGACCGCGTCAAGAAGCACGAGCTGTGGGGAGGCGGGGCGTACATCTACACGAACGTCGACCCGACGATCCACGCGACGAGGGGCTTCGAGGTGCCGGTGCGGCCGGGCGTGAAGCTGCACAGCCTGCTCACCGTGAACCTCGGTGCGGGCACCATCGACCACGTCGTGAATGACACGGGAGCCCCGGTGAGCAACGACAACACCGGCACCCCGAGCTACGTGGTGTCGTTCAACTAG